A genomic stretch from Megalobrama amblycephala isolate DHTTF-2021 linkage group LG22, ASM1881202v1, whole genome shotgun sequence includes:
- the zic4 gene encoding zinc finger protein ZIC 4 isoform X2: MSVDALGSPVMDPAFSKRNTTLRLVDLAGAHHHHHHHHHTPQSVTGFPGFSSHPHSMAHSHPGEMTAEPRLGPSPFGPEHMGHSAALKISPTHHYPHHHHHHNHHIAGHSEVVSSQTGAFGPVQAATVPYSMSHTAQALSAGSYPGHYGHHPDPGNHSLFPGLHHEQPSTGAPGGQALNGQIRLGIPAEMYVRSDHLSQVASSRADPFAASPLHGYGGLNLNMNLSAHHHHHHHGAGAFFRYMRQPIKQELICKWLEPEHSAKKLCSKTYSTMHELVTHVTVEHVGGPEQANHICFWEECPREGKPFKAKYKLVNHIRVHTGEKPFPCPFPGCGKVFARSENLKIHKRTHTGEKPFKCEFDGCDRRFANSSDRKKHSHVHTSDKPYNCKVRGCDKSYTHPSSLRKHMKVHCKSPPPSSGYESSTPSLVSPSSDLGREPAPSAISEPLSSSSQPANLSEWYVCHSSGASGPQTPPSGSSTPGHTEGPTYGNPERRDAF; encoded by the exons ATGAGCGTGGATGCTTTGGGAAGCCCTGTGATGGACCCCGCGTTTTCCAAACGGAACACGACGCTGAGATTAGTTGACTTGGCAGGGGCTCACcaccatcaccatcatcaccaccatACCCCTCAGAGCGTGACAGGCTTCCCGGGGTTCAGCAGCCATCCACACTCAATGGCTCACTCGCACCCTGGGGAGATGACTGCGGAACCCCGCCTGGGGCCGAGTCCATTCGGGCCAGAACACATGGGGCACTCCGCGGCCCTCAAAATCAGCCCAACCCATCATTATCCCCACCACCATCACCACCACAATCATCATATTGCAGGCCACAGTGAAGTGGTCTCCAGTCAAACGGGAGCTTTTGGCCCGGTGCAGGCGGCAACGGTCCCGTACTCTATGTCTCACACGGCCCAGGCGCTATCCGCAG GTAGCTATCCGGGACACTATGGTCATCACCCCGACCCTGGGAACCATTCTCTCTTCCCTGGACTTCATCACGAGCAGCCATCTACCGGAGCACCAGGTGGCCAAGCCTTGAACGGACAAATAAGGTTAGGAATACCTGCCGAAATGTACGTTCGGTCTGATCATTTGAGTCAAGTAGCGAGCTCCAGGGCAGACCCGTTTGCTGCTTCTCCGCTGCACGGATACGGCGGGCTCAATCTGAACATGAATCTCAGCgcacaccaccaccaccaccaccacggAGCTGGCGCTTTTTTCCGTTACATGAGGCAACCGATCAAACAAGAGCTCATCTGCAAGTGGCTGGAGCCAGAGCACTCCGCCAAGAAACTTTGCTCCAAAACGTACAGCACCATGCACGAACTAGTGACACATGTGACCGTGGAGCACGTTGGAGGACCGGAGCAAGCGAACCATATCTGTTTTTGGGAGGAATGTCCACGAGAGGGGAAGCCGTTCAAAGCGAAGTACAAACTTGTGAATCACATCAGAGTGCACACCGGAGAGAAACCGTTTCCCTGTCCGTTTCCCGGCTGTGGAAAAGTATTTGCCCGATCGGAAAACTTGAAAATCCACAAGAGGACACACACAG gTGAAAAGCCTTTCAAATGCGAGTTTGACGGCTGTGACAGACGGTTCGCCAACAGCAGTGACCGGAAAAAGCATTCCCACGTACACACTAGCGATAAGCCGTACAACTGCAAAGTCAGAGGTTGTGACAAATCGTACACGCATCCCAGCTCTTTGAGAAAACACATGAAGGTGCACTGCAAGTCTCCACCTCCGAGTTCGGGTTACGAATCATCGACTCCATCTCTTGTTTCTCCTTCATCGGACTTGGGACGGGAGCCAGCTCCCTCTGCGATCTCCGAGCCACTCTCATCATCGTCCCAGCCGGCCAATTTAAGCGAATGGTACGTGTGTCACAGCTCCGGTGCCAGTGGCCCTCAAACCCCACCCAGCGGTTCCTCCACACCGGGCCATACGGAGGGGCCAACGTACGGCAATCCTGAACGGAGGGACGCCTTCTaa
- the zic4 gene encoding zinc finger protein ZIC 4 isoform X1, with product MSVDALGSPVMDPAFSKRNTTLRLVDLAGAHHHHHHHHHTPQSVTGFPGFSSHPHSMAHSHPGEMTAEPRLGPSPFGPEHMGHSAALKISPTHHYPHHHHHHNHHIAGHSEVVSSQTGAFGPVQAATVPYSMSHTAQALSAGRDFLIRRDLTAQAMPVLTDQTSGSASHHGMFVSTTGSYPGHYGHHPDPGNHSLFPGLHHEQPSTGAPGGQALNGQIRLGIPAEMYVRSDHLSQVASSRADPFAASPLHGYGGLNLNMNLSAHHHHHHHGAGAFFRYMRQPIKQELICKWLEPEHSAKKLCSKTYSTMHELVTHVTVEHVGGPEQANHICFWEECPREGKPFKAKYKLVNHIRVHTGEKPFPCPFPGCGKVFARSENLKIHKRTHTGEKPFKCEFDGCDRRFANSSDRKKHSHVHTSDKPYNCKVRGCDKSYTHPSSLRKHMKVHCKSPPPSSGYESSTPSLVSPSSDLGREPAPSAISEPLSSSSQPANLSEWYVCHSSGASGPQTPPSGSSTPGHTEGPTYGNPERRDAF from the exons ATGAGCGTGGATGCTTTGGGAAGCCCTGTGATGGACCCCGCGTTTTCCAAACGGAACACGACGCTGAGATTAGTTGACTTGGCAGGGGCTCACcaccatcaccatcatcaccaccatACCCCTCAGAGCGTGACAGGCTTCCCGGGGTTCAGCAGCCATCCACACTCAATGGCTCACTCGCACCCTGGGGAGATGACTGCGGAACCCCGCCTGGGGCCGAGTCCATTCGGGCCAGAACACATGGGGCACTCCGCGGCCCTCAAAATCAGCCCAACCCATCATTATCCCCACCACCATCACCACCACAATCATCATATTGCAGGCCACAGTGAAGTGGTCTCCAGTCAAACGGGAGCTTTTGGCCCGGTGCAGGCGGCAACGGTCCCGTACTCTATGTCTCACACGGCCCAGGCGCTATCCGCAGGTAGGGATTTCCTCATTCGCCGAGATTTGACAGCTCAAGCCATGCCCGTGCTGACCGACCAGACTTCTGGTTCAGCCTCTCACCACGGAATGTTTGTCTCAACAACAGGTAGCTATCCGGGACACTATGGTCATCACCCCGACCCTGGGAACCATTCTCTCTTCCCTGGACTTCATCACGAGCAGCCATCTACCGGAGCACCAGGTGGCCAAGCCTTGAACGGACAAATAAGGTTAGGAATACCTGCCGAAATGTACGTTCGGTCTGATCATTTGAGTCAAGTAGCGAGCTCCAGGGCAGACCCGTTTGCTGCTTCTCCGCTGCACGGATACGGCGGGCTCAATCTGAACATGAATCTCAGCgcacaccaccaccaccaccaccacggAGCTGGCGCTTTTTTCCGTTACATGAGGCAACCGATCAAACAAGAGCTCATCTGCAAGTGGCTGGAGCCAGAGCACTCCGCCAAGAAACTTTGCTCCAAAACGTACAGCACCATGCACGAACTAGTGACACATGTGACCGTGGAGCACGTTGGAGGACCGGAGCAAGCGAACCATATCTGTTTTTGGGAGGAATGTCCACGAGAGGGGAAGCCGTTCAAAGCGAAGTACAAACTTGTGAATCACATCAGAGTGCACACCGGAGAGAAACCGTTTCCCTGTCCGTTTCCCGGCTGTGGAAAAGTATTTGCCCGATCGGAAAACTTGAAAATCCACAAGAGGACACACACAG gTGAAAAGCCTTTCAAATGCGAGTTTGACGGCTGTGACAGACGGTTCGCCAACAGCAGTGACCGGAAAAAGCATTCCCACGTACACACTAGCGATAAGCCGTACAACTGCAAAGTCAGAGGTTGTGACAAATCGTACACGCATCCCAGCTCTTTGAGAAAACACATGAAGGTGCACTGCAAGTCTCCACCTCCGAGTTCGGGTTACGAATCATCGACTCCATCTCTTGTTTCTCCTTCATCGGACTTGGGACGGGAGCCAGCTCCCTCTGCGATCTCCGAGCCACTCTCATCATCGTCCCAGCCGGCCAATTTAAGCGAATGGTACGTGTGTCACAGCTCCGGTGCCAGTGGCCCTCAAACCCCACCCAGCGGTTCCTCCACACCGGGCCATACGGAGGGGCCAACGTACGGCAATCCTGAACGGAGGGACGCCTTCTaa
- the zic1 gene encoding zinc finger protein ZIC 1 produces the protein MLLDAGPQYPTIGVTTFGSTRHHSTGEVTDREVALGINPFADGMGAFKINHSSHDLGSGQTAFSSQAPGYAAAAALGHHHHPTHVSSYSTAAFNSTRDFLFRNRGFGDATSAQHSLFASAAGSFAGPHGHSDAAGHLLFPGLHEQAATHASSNVVNSQMRLGFSGDMYGRAEQYGHVASPRSEHYASTQLHGYGPMNMNMAAHHGAGAFFRYMRQPIKQELICKWVEPEQLTNPKKSCNKTFSTMHELVTHLTVEHVGGPEQSNHVCFWEECSREGKPFKAKYKLVNHIRVHTGEKPFPCPFPGCGKVFARSENLKIHKRTHTGEKPFKCEFEGCDRRFANSSDRKKHMHVHTSDKPYLCKMCDKSYTHPSSLRKHMKVHESTSQGSQPSPAASSGYESSTPPTIVSPSTENQSSSSISPASSTVHHTSSHSTLSSNFNEWYV, from the exons ATGCTCTTGGACGCAGGACCACAGTATCCCACCATTGGAGTGACTACTTTCGGCTCCACCAGACATCACTCAACAGGCGAAGTTACAGACAGAGAAGTGGCTTTGGGTATCAATCCGTTCGCCGACGGTATGGGCGCTTTTAAAATCAACCACAGCTCCCACGATCTTGGCTCTGGACAAACGGCGTTTTCCTCGCAAGCGCCCGGTTATGCCGCCGCGGCTGCCCTGGGACACCATCATCACCCCACTCATGTCAGCTCGTACTCCACCGCCGCCTTCAACTCCACTCGGGACTTTCTCTTTCGCAACCGGGGCTTCGGAGACGCCACGAGCGCGCAGCACAGCCTCTTCGCCTCCGCCGCTGGAAGTTTCGCCGGGCCGCATGGACACTCCGACGCCGCTGGGCACCTGCTCTTCCCGGGACTGCACGAGCAAGCGGCCACGCACGCGTCCTCCAACGTGGTGAACAGTCAGATGCGCCTGGGCTTTTCCGGGGACATGTACGGGAGGGCCGAGCAATACGGTCACGTCGCGAGTCCGAGGTCCGAGCACTACGCCTCGACTCAGTTGCACGGCTATGGCCCCATGAACATGAATATGGCTGCTCATCACGGGGCAGGGGCCTTCTTTCGGTACATGCGACAGCCCATAAAGCAAGAGCTCATCTGCAAATGGGTCGAACCAGAGCAGCTGACGAACCCGAAAAAGTCCTGCAACAAAACTTTCAGCACCATGCACGAGCTTGTGACCCACCTGACGGTGGAGCACGTTGGGGGACCAGAGCAGTCGAATCACGTTTGCTTTTGGGAAGAGTGTTCCCGGGAAGGGAAACCGTTTAAAGCAAAGTATAAACTTGTGAATCATATCCGAGTGCACACCGGAGAGAAACCGTTTCCGTGTCCATTCCCCGGCTGTGGAAAAGTATTTGCCCGATCGGAAAATCTGAAAATCCATAAAAGAACACACACCG GTGAAAAACCTTTCAAGTGTGAGTTTGAAGGCTGTGACAGGCGCTTTGCGAACAGCAGTGATCGTAAGAAACACATGCACGTCCATACCTCTGACAAACCATATCTCTGCAAAATGTGTGATAAATCCTACACACATCCCAGCTCCCTCCGGAAACACATGAAG GTTCACGAGTCAACGTCTCAAGGATCACAACCCTCCCCGGCAGCGAGCTCCGGCTACGAGTCCTCCACGCCGCCCACCATCGTGTCCCCTTCCACAGAAAACCAGAGCAGCAGTTCCATATCACCAGCATCATCCACAGTTCACCACACGAGCAGCCACAGCACCCTTTCGTCAAATTTTAATGAATGGTACGtgtaa